Part of the Choloepus didactylus isolate mChoDid1 chromosome 10, mChoDid1.pri, whole genome shotgun sequence genome is shown below.
GTAGCGCCACCTCCTGTTCATTAAGGTGTTTACAGTATGTGTAGTTGTACTAGAAGCGCGGTCCATACACACAGCCCCCACTGTGCACTGTGGAGTTTTGTGTTTAGTTCTGAGCTCCATATTTTGAGGGACATTGATCTGAAGACTGGCTAAAAGAGCAAGAGAGGGCCAGTATTGGGGAACACATCTCTGTGCAGAGAGAGCAAATGTGGACTCTGAGCTTCCAATGCCAGGAGCATGAAAGAGTGGGAGTGGGCTGGGTGGGGATAACAGGAAGGCTGATTATGGCTGCAAGTAAGGAAGTGTTTTATTATGGTTAGATTTGCTCAGGTGTGAAATATGCCGACTTGAGTGGAGGCAGAGGATGATAAGCAAAAGCTTCAGGTAAATGACATCTTGACCCTGAAAATCTGTGACTCTGACTCCAAGTGTTTTAGGCCTTAGGAACAAAGCAAATGGTGGTTCTGTCATTGACAGAAATGGAAGTCATcagggaaaaggagaaaggtGATGGGATGGTGAGCTGCTTTAAAACAGCAAACTTTAGTTGAAAGCAGAACCCTAAAGCAGAATGATCTAGAGATCAAGAGGAAAGTCAGGGATAAAGCTGTGGATTCAAGAGTTGTCTATAGAAGTCTGACTTAAGCTATGCAAGGGAGAAAGTGTAAAGTGAGACATAAGAAGTGAGAAGTGAGCCTCTGGagtcaagaaaatgaagaaaggctGAAAAGCCAGGAGGTATAAGATATTTCAGTAtcataaaaacaacagaaaaagttttagaaaagaaagggggaggGCAATGTCACATTCCACAAACTTGGATTACCCCTCCATCCTCAATTCCTCCAGCCGTTTCCTGCCCAGCTCCTCCCTGTGCCCCGTGGGCATCATCCCTTTGCTTCCTCTCACATGGGTTTCAGTGTCTGTCTAATTTCTTCTCCATCCCTCTTGTCACAGGGGGTGGTGCTGAGAGCCGACCGGTCCTTCGCTACAGCAAGGAGCAGAGGCCAACCACGCTGCCCATCCAGCCTTTCGTGTTCCAGCACCACTTCCCCAAGCAGTTGGCCAAGGCCCGGGCCCTCCACAGCCTCTCCCAGCTCTACAGCCTCCCGGGCTGCAGTCGTGCACAGCAGCTAGCTCCTCTGGCTGCTACCACTGCTcaagccccagccccagctccctcAGGACAGCCACTGACATCCACCTCCCAAATCACCGACAGGGGTGCCAGGAAAGCTGGGCCTGAGTCCAAGACTTCCCGACCATCACCCCTGGGCAGCTACTCCCCTATCCGGAGTGCTGGTCCGTTTGGGCCCAGCATTGACTCTTCTGCCTCCACTTCGTGCTCCCCTCTCCCTGGCCACGCTGCATCCACACAAAGCCCACCCCCATGGACCCACTCCTGTCCTCCTACTGCCCGACCTGCCACCTCCCAGCAGCCACAGAAGGACGATCAGAAGATACTGACCTTGGCTGAGTACCGACTCCATGGAACAGGAAGCTTGCCACCTCTGGGCTCCTGGAGATCTGGCCTCAGCCGAGCAGAGAGCCTGGTCCGGggaggtggtgagggtagcaTGGCCTCCAGGCCCAGTAACGGTATGagctccacctccccaccccaggaaCTTCTGCCTCCTCTTTGAATGATTTCTTATACTCTAGCCTGGGTCAGAGGTCAAAATGTTTGCAACTCCTCCCCCAGCATCTGTGGATTATATCTACACACTCCCAACCCTAGTGTTTTATATGGGCCTGTTGGGTGGATTGTGAAATGCTGTCTTCTGCTAACTcttgtctctctgcctcttcttCTAATCTCTTCTTCTCCCAGCCAACCACCTGTCCCCTCAAGCACTCAAATGGCGGGAATACAGGAGGAAGAACCCACTGGGGCCACCTGGTTTGGCAGGGAGCCTAGACCGAAGGCCACAAGAGGCTCGTCTGGCTCGAAGAAACCCCATTTTTGAGTTCCCTGGCTCCCTCAGTGCTGCTGGCCATCTGAACTGCCGACCAAATGGTGTGTGGGCAAGGTCCCCAGTACACCCATGGCAGGCTCGGCCACAGCCGGGAAGGGTTAGACAAGGGGTCCCTCCTGAAGGAACATGTCTCAGAGGGTGTGAGGCACAAAACTGAGCTGCAACTCAAGAGTTGCTCAGGATtgattttcctctcctttccaggTCAAGTGGTGAAGCCGTTACCAATGACCTGCTCTGACTTCCAAGACCCCTTTTCCTTGACTGAGAAGCCTCCAGCTGAGTTTTGTCTGTCCCCAGATGGCAACTCAGAATCCATTTCCATTGACCTGCTTCAGAAAAAAGGTGACTATGAGCCCTGGCTCAGGCCAGGGATTCTGTGGTCACTTCCTATCCATGCCTATTGTCCTACTATCTAGCCCTCCAGAATATTTCCCTACCTTAAGACTCCAGGTCCTGGGAAGAAATTGGAGAGCACAGACATTAGGACCAGAAGGGGAAATCTGTGGACTGTGTATTGTATGTGGGAGTGAGCCAGGGTCATTTATCAGATACTTAAGAATCAGGCCTCAGTCCCTTCCCTCAGAAGCTACGTATAGTGAGGGAGGCTGCCAGGTAACAAATAAATGGCTGCATGCTCTGATAGGGTAGTTCAAGGCACTGTAAGGCCCAGAGGCTTGGGTACGCATGATGATATCATCTAGAAAGATGAGAACTGACAAGGGACCCTGCTATTTAACAAATAAGCTGCCATTCAACTAAGAGAGAGCAGTTTCAATCATAATCAATCACAATCACAGACTGAATGGAAGAAGCCTGCAAAAAGGGAGAAAGGTGAAGCTGAAGTTCCCTGCAGAGGCAGCAGTGAAATCCAAACCCTAGGGACAGGGGAAGGGGAATGCCCACCTGCCTCCAAGATGAAAAtggggagaggccaggagggCCTCTCTCTGTGGCTAGTGAGGAGGAAGGTGACAGAACCAAGGGCTTCAGAAGAGGGGTAAAGGTTTGGCTGGCAATTGAGGGCATCAGAGAGGGGCTGATCAAAGAGATGCCCTCATCAGCAGAGGTGTGAGCGACTGATGTTCTCCAACAGCAGTCAGTGGTCTGGTTTCTCAGAGTGGAGACGACTGATGGTGGATTGATCCAGGATTGGAATAGAGGGCAAGGAAGAGAGGAAGTTCAGGGTCCTGACAGAGGTATCACTGAGGTGGGTCCAGGCTGGGAGGTGAAGATAGGAAGGCTTGAGAACTGGTAAAAAGGGGAAAGGATCAGGGTGTGGATGTCTTGATGAGACCATGTACAGGTACAGAGAGAGAGCATACTTCTGTGTGAAAAGTCCTGCCCTCACCTGACTAGGACTTGCTTGGGGACCTGACACATCAAACTCTTGCTTACAGGGCTGGTAAAAGCTGTTAACACTGCTGTGGACCTCATTGTGGCCCATTTTGGTACAAGCCGGGATCCTGGGGTGAAGGTAAGCAAGAAAATGTGGCGAGCTTAGCCCACCCTGCACGCCTCACCTCGTCTGGACTACTAGCTTCCCTTGTGCTCTTGCATTTGAAGCCCTAAATGGGGTACCTGGGGAAACCATGAAGGCTGACTGAGAGGGGACCAAGGTCAGGCAACAAATGATTTCCTGCACTTCCCTATCTACATCTGTAGGCAAAGCTGGGAAACAGTTCTGTGAGCCCCAATGTAGGCCACCTGGTTCTGAAGTACTTGTGCCCTGCGGTCAGGGCTGTGCTGGAGGATGGGCTCAAGGCCTTTGTGCTAGATGTCATCATTGGGCAGCGTAAGAACATGCCATGGAGTGTGGTTGAGGCTTCCACACAGCTTGGTAAGTGCTGGGTGGCAAGATGGGGACCCTGGGCCAAAATTAGGGTTTCAGAGATCAGTGATGTGACCTCCAACCCTGGATTCCTCCCAGGCCCATCCACCAAAGTCCTGCACGGCCTCTACAACAAGGTCAGCCAATTCCCAGAGCTCACCAGCCACACCATGCGCTTCAACGCCTTCATCCTCGGCCTACTCAAGTGAGTGTGTGCAGCCACAAGATCTACAAACAACTGGCCTTCTACCCCAGGCTCTGCCTCCTCTGAGGAAACCAACTATCTAGTCTGAGACAGAAATGGTGGAGCTGCAGGATTTTTGACCAGGACTCAGGATCCCCTTCTCCCTACCTAGCTACAGCCTCTCTCAGTAGGCCACTGGTTCCTACTGCACCCACAAACCCCTGGCACTCATCACCAGCACAGTCATTGGCTTTTACAAATCCATAACCTGGCAGACTTGGAAATTAATctggtttttcaatttttctggatATTGTAAACCCTAAACCTCTCAACTCCAGTCCTGCTTTCAAATCCTGCTTCACCCTACTACATCCATGTTGGAACCCACATCATAGCACTCCTTTTTGTCAACTATGTCCCAGGTCATCCCCTAttggcccagagctgccccataCTCTTACTCAGTAGCTCCCTTGACTACTTGGGTCTTGTACAAGCCAACTTCATTCTAAGAGAAAGGGATCAGCCTGTGAATCACATGTTGACCTCCAACCCCATAGACTTTCCAGAATTATAttacatgaaatgaaatgaaacaagtaACATCCTGTCATAGAAGGTGGATGTCCATCTTTACCTCTGCCCTGCATCTGTCATCTTTGTATATTATTATCTGGTTCTATCCAAGCAAGACTCAACTCTCCTCACCTGTCTCCCTACAGCATCCGGTCCCTGGAGTTCTGGTTTAATCACCTCTATAACCACGAAGGTAATGCCCAGAACCCTGCCTGTTTCACAAATTATATATAGGCCAGACCTCAAAGGCTCAAAAGAGGGAGGCACAGCTATAATTTCAGGTGCTGGAAGCGGGGAGGGACCACATAAGCTTTTGTTCTCAAAGCTTTGGGCTTCTACCCAAATCCTCCCCCAAATCCTGCTTGAGTTAGAGCCTTGGAGTCAGCAGGATACTCAGGCAATCTGGAAGTCGGGGCACCCAGGCACCCTGACAGTTTTCTCCTCTGAGCTCAGAGCCACCACTTCTGGTTGTGAAGTTTGCGTACTGCACAACTTGTGGAGGCCTTGTTTACACTGTAATTTAAGTTGCATGGTATATAGCCTGTGCAGCAGTATGCAATGGCTCCACCCAGGTGGCCTTTCAAAGTCCCACACACTGGCCAGGCTTTGCTTCTCTGCTCCTCTGTGTGGATCAGtgtctctctgtttctccccTAGATATCATCCAGACCCACTACCAGCCCTGGGGCTTCCTGAGTGCGGCTCATACCGTGTGCCCCAGCCTTTTTGAGGAGCTACTGCTGCTGCTACAGCCCCTGGCCCTGCTGCCCTTCAGCCTCGACTTGCTGTTCCAGCACCGGTTGCTACAAAGTGggcagcagcagcggcagcacAAGGAACTGCTGCGGGTGTCCCAGGACTTGCTGCTCTCAGCCCATTCAACACTGCAGTTGGCCCGGGTCCGGGATCCGGAGGGCCCTGGAGACATGGACAGGGCAGTTCATGGGGAGCGGGTGAAGGGTGTGGGTGCCCCAGCAggtggagaagaggaggaggacgaggaggacAAAGAAGAGGTGGCAGAGGCAGCCGGGGGCTCAGGGCGTGGCAGGTGGGCCCGAGCTGGGCAGGCTGGCTGGTGGTACCAGCTCATGCAGAGCTCTCAGGTCTACATTGATGGCTCCACTGAGAGTTCTAGGTTCCCCCGTGGTGGCAGCAGTGGtggtgagaaaaagaaagggtCAGGAGGCGGGGGGCCTCCCCAGGCTCCACCCCCCAGAGAGGGTGTAGTGGAGGGGGCGGAGGCCTGCCCTGTTCCTGAGGAGGCCCTTGGCCGGGACAGGGGCTGGCCCTTCTGGATGGGGAGCCCCCCTGACTCTGTGCTGGCCGAGCTGAGACGCAGTCGGGAGAGAGAAGGGCCCACTACCCCCCCAGCAGAAAATGAGGAAGGGGCCCCAGAGCCTTCACCCGGGGGCATCAAGTGGGGACACCTCTTTGGTTCCCGAAAGGCTCCGCGGGAGGCCCGGCCCGCAAACAGGTAAGAGTCAGCCTGTGGTATAGATGGAGGGAACCAGGGACCCTGAGCTAGGCTGGGGCAGGACAGAACCAGAGCCCTCACTGCTGTTCCCTAGGCTGCCCTCGGACTGGCTGAGCCTGGACAAGTCCATGTTCCAACTAGTGGCTCAGACAATGGGTACCCGCCGGGAGCCAGAGCTCAAGGAGAGCCCTCAGGAACCACACTCTCCAGCCCTGCCCTCCAAGCCTCCATGGTGAGCCCTGGTGTGGAAGGATTGGGGGGCTGGGTTTGGCTTTAGGGGACATTTCTCTGACCTCCATTTGTTGTTTCCCCAGCGAGGTACAGGCActctgccaccatcttgccacAGGCCCTGGACAGCTGAGCTTCCACAAGGGAGATATCCTGCGAGTGCTGGGGCCAGCCAGAGGAGACTGGCTGCGCTGCAGCCGTGGCCCTGACACTGGCCTGGTGCCTCTGGCCTACGTGACCTTGACCCCAACTCCAAGTCCAGTCCCTGGAAGCAGCCAAAACTGAGTCCCTGTGCATGCTGGTGGCCTCAGGGGCCCTCAAAACCCCCAGACTCAGAGCCTGAGCCCCTCCTGAATCCAGCTGGCTTGGCTACAGAGAGTAGACTGAGAGTTAGGGGCCACAGATCCCCATGCTGGCACTGCTCCTTGGGCTCAGTATTAATTGCTCCCCTGTAACTGTCCCAGTGACCTCGTCCAGACCTCCAcctgggaaaggagggaagggatgCAGCACTGGGCTGCCAGGATTTCCCCAGCCCTTCTGGGCCCACCTTTCCTTGGTGTAAGCAAGTCCCTATGGAGGGAGGTAGCCTGGAAGGCCCATCTGCAGGGTTCCTAGGCCAGGCGGTGAGGAGGATGGGGAACAGTATTGGGGCAGATCCCTAAGCCCCCCAGCTGTAAATAGGCTGTGGCCAGTGCCGTGGTTAtcagaagagggaggaagagccCAGGCTTCtgattatgtatttatttatttatttattacaccTATTAATAAAAAAGGTGCTTGGCCTCCAAACTAGTTTCTCTTTGTATCCCTTACCTCTCTTCCTTCCAAAAGGTTGGTTAGGATAGGAtgaaaaggaaagggagaattTGAAGTCCAGGTACCTAAGCCAGGAGCTGCTTCTGGAGGGTGCTGAGGCCCAGAGCATCATGGGTGAGATGCCCATAAGTGTGGCCAAACTGGAACTTATACCCTGTGTGGCAAAGAGAGTCTGTCATGGGTAGCCTAGACTCTCTAAGCTGCCCTTCAAAATCTGGTCCTAACTCCCCATCCTGAGCCACCTGTTTCCTTTTCTGCCTGATGATGAACATGAATCACATAATCTGAGGTTCCTCCCATATCTATTGGTTCCAACCCTCAAACCacccccactcacacacacacccctcccccgacacacacatacacacaaacatccCAGTCCCCAAAGCCTCCCTCTGGGGCTCTCCTTACCTGGCACGTAGCCCCCATAGTTAGGTAAAAGGCCCAGTTTCTGAGGGTAGGTCCTGGGAAGTGGGGGTAGACGTTTAGGATCCTTCTGGCTCCTACTGCCTGAGTACTTCTGCCCAAATTCTTGCAGTGCCTGGTTGGTAAGCACAGGAAAGCTGGAGCCAAACAGGAAGCTGGCATGGGGTACATAGCCAGTGAAGCCTGGAGAGATGGAGATACTGAGTCACAATATCTTGGGGAGATGGGGATATTGACTCAAGGGCCTCCCCTCCTCTCACCTGACATGAAAAACTTCTGAGGATCTCTGTCATCCATGGAATAGGGGGAAGCCTTCTGAGGGGAATCGATGGAAGAAAAGTAGGGCTATCAAACCCAGCACCTGTGCTATCTCCCACAAGCTCCTGGGGAGGTTTAGCAGGTAGTCAAGCCCATATCCCCTGTACCCACAGCCACACTACTTATGACCACTCCCAGGCTCGGACACACAAAGTATGTCTCCCCACCCCAACCACTGTCCAACCAGCCTTCTTTGTCTCACTTGTTTCACCTCCTGCTCCAGCTCTGGCTCCTTCTCCACCTCTAGCTCTAGCTCTGGCTTAGTCTCTTGGtctttctccatgtctttttcTCCCATGGCCTCCTCTGGCAGCTCTTGACTCCTTTACCCTCCATAACAGTGAGTAAAATCATTGAGAGCCTCGGCCCAGACTTGGCTGCAGCTCTTGGCAAAGATGAACTGTGCCTGGGGTACAAAACCTGGGTGGGCAGAGGGCATGGAAGACTCTTGTTAGTATTTGGGACACTTGGTCTGGGATGGGGGCACCTGTTCATACCTGTGTACATACCTGTGTACCTCGGGATCATGCTGCTGAGCCTTTCATGCCCACGCCTGAGAGGTAGGCTTCTCTTGGGAATCTCAGGAGATCTTGGAAGCCGAATGGGAGGCAGAAGTGTGCGATGGGCAGGGGGCCAGGCTAGGCCAGGAGGACCTCGGAGCAGCTGACCTGTCACCTGCCCAATAGGTCTGGCCCATGCTGAACCGCAGTAGTGGGCAGTGTCCAGTATACATGTAGCACAGGACTCACTCACTCACCCCCAGAACCCCCAGTGCCTTGCCATCCCCAGACAGGAGAGACCTTTGAAACCCTGATCTTGCCTGGATTCAGAAGTGTGGGTATGTGGACAGGAATTTCTAAGTTCTCTTCCTGGgcctcccttcctctctgctgTTCCCCCGTTACCATGGAGAAGACAACATAAAGATTTGTGGCAGGCCCGGCTACCACTACtcccttgcttttcctttttcatctgACTCACAGATAACCCAGCCCTGGTTCTCCCAAACCCCCAAGGTCTAGGCAGCTCAACTCCTATATCTCTATATCCCTATCCCCAGAAGCAAGCAGGTGAGTGCTCTGGGTAAAAGTCTTACCCTGGGATATAACGAGGGTTCTGAGTGCTCAGTCCTGGTACAAAGGTGCTAGCCATGGCCATGGGAACAGGCAGTTCCTTTTGTTTCCCTTTGAGGGAggctgtgtgctgtgtgtgttgtgtgtgctgTGTCCAGGCTAGAGGGAGGCGGCAAGGCTGCAGGAGGAGACAGGA
Proteins encoded:
- the RUSC2 gene encoding iporin isoform X1 produces the protein MPLFELSRMDSPPKLTGETLIVHHIPLVHCQVPDRQCCGGASGGSGSTRPNPFCPPELGITQPDQDLGQADSLLYNSLHSAPGVSTRSTDSTKSRGQNGRGPGAPKRHNPFLLQEGVGEPGLGDLYDDSIGDSATQQSFHLHGAGQPTFHLSSFQLPPPGPGVSRPWGATRSRAGVVEGQEQEPVTTLDPQQGGTSHCCRPELEAETMELDECGGPGGSGSGGGASDTSGFSFDQEWKLSSDESPRNPGCSGSGPQHCRCSSTSSQSEAADQSMGYVSDSSCNSSDGVLVTFSTLYNKMHGNSRANLNSALQSCSDSSFCSHSDPGAFYLDLQPSPAESKMSCESHHPDSGGRGEGYGCPHASSPELDANCNAYRPHCEPCPAVADLTACFQSQARLVVATQNYYKLVTCDLSSQSSPSPAGSSITSCSEEHTKISPARGPGPDPGPSQPSEYYLFQKPEVQPGGQEAVGSSAEAAVAVGPNVIEGQVYTNTSPPNLSTGRQRSRSYDRSLERSPPVRLGSLERMLSCPVRLSEGPAGLAGPSSPPKRVTSFAELAKGRKKASGSGSPPLRVSVGDSSQEFSPIQEAQQDRVGPPDEGTCCSHSLPPMPLGPGMDLAGPDPWSTQVCQDPPSREMPPAGLRAAGQGPLAQLMDPGPALPGSPANSHTQRDARARADGGGAESRPVLRYSKEQRPTTLPIQPFVFQHHFPKQLAKARALHSLSQLYSLPGCSRAQQLAPLAATTAQAPAPAPSGQPLTSTSQITDRGARKAGPESKTSRPSPLGSYSPIRSAGPFGPSIDSSASTSCSPLPGHAASTQSPPPWTHSCPPTARPATSQQPQKDDQKILTLAEYRLHGTGSLPPLGSWRSGLSRAESLVRGGGEGSMASRPSNANHLSPQALKWREYRRKNPLGPPGLAGSLDRRPQEARLARRNPIFEFPGSLSAAGHLNCRPNGQVVKPLPMTCSDFQDPFSLTEKPPAEFCLSPDGNSESISIDLLQKKGLVKAVNTAVDLIVAHFGTSRDPGVKAKLGNSSVSPNVGHLVLKYLCPAVRAVLEDGLKAFVLDVIIGQRKNMPWSVVEASTQLGPSTKVLHGLYNKVSQFPELTSHTMRFNAFILGLLNIRSLEFWFNHLYNHEDIIQTHYQPWGFLSAAHTVCPSLFEELLLLLQPLALLPFSLDLLFQHRLLQSGQQQRQHKELLRVSQDLLLSAHSTLQLARVRDPEGPGDMDRAVHGERVKGVGAPAGGEEEEDEEDKEEVAEAAGGSGRGRWARAGQAGWWYQLMQSSQVYIDGSTESSRFPRGGSSGGEKKKGSGGGGPPQAPPPREGVVEGAEACPVPEEALGRDRGWPFWMGSPPDSVLAELRRSREREGPTTPPAENEEGAPEPSPGGIKWGHLFGSRKAPREARPANRLPSDWLSLDKSMFQLVAQTMGTRREPELKESPQEPHSPALPSKPPCEVQALCHHLATGPGQLSFHKGDILRVLGPARGDWLRCSRGPDTGLVPLAYVTLTPTPSPVPGSSQN
- the RUSC2 gene encoding iporin isoform X2 — protein: MPLFELSRMDSPPKLTGETLIVHHIPLVHCQVPDRQCCGGASGGSGSTRPNPFCPPELGITQPDQDLGQADSLLYNSLHSAPGVSTRSTDSTKSRGQNGRGPGAPKRHNPFLLQEGVGEPGLGDLYDDSIGDSATQQSFHLHGAGQPTFHLSSFQLPPPGPGVSRPWGATRSRAGVVEGQEQEPVTTLDPQQGGTSHCCRPELEAETMELDECGGPGGSGSGGGASDTSGFSFDQEWKLSSDESPRNPGCSGSGPQHCRCSSTSSQSEAADQSMGYVSDSSCNSSDGVLVTFSTLYNKMHGNSRANLNSALQSCSDSSFCSHSDPGAFYLDLQPSPAESKMSCESHHPDSGGRGEGYGCPHASSPELDANCNAYRPHCEPCPAVADLTACFQSQARLVVATQNYYKLVTCDLSSQSSPSPAGSSITSCSEEHTKISPARGPGPDPGPSQPSEYYLFQKPEVQPGGQEAVGSSAEAAVAVGPNVIEGQVYTNTSPPNLSTGRQRSRSYDRSLERSPPVRLGSLERMLSCPVRLSEGPAGLAGPSSPPKRVTSFAELAKGRKKASGSGSPPLRVSVGDSSQEFSPIQEAQQDRVGPPDEGTCCSHSLPPMPLGPGMDLAGPDPWSTQVCQDPPSREMPPAGLRAAGQGPLAQLMDPGPALPGSPANSHTQRDARARADGGGAESRPVLRYSKEQRPTTLPIQPFVFQHHFPKQLAKARALHSLSQLYSLPGCSRAQQLAPLAATTAQAPAPAPSGQPLTSTSQITDRGARKAGPESKTSRPSPLGSYSPIRSAGPFGPSIDSSASTSCSPLPGHAASTQSPPPWTHSCPPTARPATSQQPQKDDQKILTLAEYRLHGTGSLPPLGSWRSGLSRAESLVRGGGEGSMASRPSNGQVVKPLPMTCSDFQDPFSLTEKPPAEFCLSPDGNSESISIDLLQKKGLVKAVNTAVDLIVAHFGTSRDPGVKAKLGNSSVSPNVGHLVLKYLCPAVRAVLEDGLKAFVLDVIIGQRKNMPWSVVEASTQLGPSTKVLHGLYNKVSQFPELTSHTMRFNAFILGLLNIRSLEFWFNHLYNHEDIIQTHYQPWGFLSAAHTVCPSLFEELLLLLQPLALLPFSLDLLFQHRLLQSGQQQRQHKELLRVSQDLLLSAHSTLQLARVRDPEGPGDMDRAVHGERVKGVGAPAGGEEEEDEEDKEEVAEAAGGSGRGRWARAGQAGWWYQLMQSSQVYIDGSTESSRFPRGGSSGGEKKKGSGGGGPPQAPPPREGVVEGAEACPVPEEALGRDRGWPFWMGSPPDSVLAELRRSREREGPTTPPAENEEGAPEPSPGGIKWGHLFGSRKAPREARPANRLPSDWLSLDKSMFQLVAQTMGTRREPELKESPQEPHSPALPSKPPCEVQALCHHLATGPGQLSFHKGDILRVLGPARGDWLRCSRGPDTGLVPLAYVTLTPTPSPVPGSSQN
- the RUSC2 gene encoding iporin isoform X3, with translation MPLFELSRMDSPPKLTGETLIVHHIPLVHCQVPDRQCCGGASGGSGSTRPNPFCPPELGITQPDQDLGQADSLLYNSLHSAPGVSTRSTDSTKSRGQNGRGPGAPKRHNPFLLQEGVGEPGLGDLYDDSIGDSATQQSFHLHGAGQPTFHLSSFQLPPPGPGVSRPWGATRSRAGVVEGQEQEPVTTLDPQQGGTSHCCRPELEAETMELDECGGPGGSGSGGGASDTSGFSFDQEWKLSSDESPRNPGCSGSGPQHCRCSSTSSQSEAADQSMGYVSDSSCNSSDGVLVTFSTLYNKMHGNSRANLNSALQSCSDSSFCSHSDPGAFYLDLQPSPAESKMSCESHHPDSGGRGEGYGCPHASSPELDANCNAYRPHCEPCPAVADLTACFQSQARLVVATQNYYKLVTCDLSSQSSPSPAGSSITSCSEEHTKISPARGPGPDPGPSQPSEYYLFQKPEVQPGGQEAVGSSAEAAVAVGPNVIEGQVYTNTSPPNLSTGRQRSRSYDRSLERSPPVRLGSLERMLSCPVRLSEGPAGLAGPSSPPKRVTSFAELAKGRKKASGSGSPPLRVSVGDSSQEFSPIQEAQQDRVGPPDEGTCCSHSLPPMPLGPGMDLAGPDPWSTQVCQDPPSREMPPAGLRAAGQGPLAQLMDPGPALPGSPANSHTQRDARARADGGGAESRPVLRYSKEQRPTTLPIQPFVFQHHFPKQLAKARALHSLSQLYSLPGCSRAQQLAPLAATTAQAPAPAPSGQPLTSTSQITDRGARKAGPESKTSRPSPLGSYSPIRSAGPFGPSIDSSASTSCSPLPGHAASTQSPPPWTHSCPPTARPATSQQPQKDDQKILTLAEYRLHGTGSLPPLGSWRSGLSRAESLVRGGGEGSMASRPSNANHLSPQALKWREYRRKNPLGPPGLAGSLDRRPQEARLARRNPIFEFPGSLSAAGHLNCRPNGQVVKPLPMTCSDFQDPFSLTEKPPAEFCLSPDGNSESISIDLLQKKGLVKAVNTAVDLIVAHFGTSRDPGVKAKLGNSSVSPNVGHLVLKYLCPAVRAVLEDGLKAFVLDVIIGQRKNMPWSVVEASTQLGPSTKVLHGLYNKVSQFPELTSHTMRFNAFILGLLNIRSLEFWFNHLYNHEDIIQTHYQPWGFLSAAHTVCPSLFEELLLLLQPLALLPFSLDLLFQHRLLQSGQQQRQHKELLRVSQDLLLSAHSTLQLARVRDPEGPGDMDRAVHGERVKGVGAPAGGEEEEDEEDKEEVAEAAGGSGRGRWARAGQAGWWYQLMQSSQVYIDGSTESSRFPRGGSSGGEKKKGSGGGGPPQAPPPREGVVEGAEACPVPEEALGRDRGWPFWMGSPPDSVLAELRRSREREGPTTPPAENEEGAPEPSPGGIKWGHLFGSRKAPREARPANRLPSDWLSLDKSMFQLVAQTMGTRREPELKESPQEPHSPALPSKPPW
- the FAM166B gene encoding LOW QUALITY PROTEIN: protein FAM166B (The sequence of the model RefSeq protein was modified relative to this genomic sequence to represent the inferred CDS: deleted 1 base in 1 codon; substituted 2 bases at 2 genomic stop codons), with the protein product MPVPHPSCLLLQPCRLPLAWTQHTQHTQHTASLKGKQKELPVPMAMASTFVPGLSTQNPRYIPGEXVLCYMYTGHCPLLRFSMGQTYGQVTGQLLRGPPGLAWPPAHRTLLPPIRLPRSPEIPKRSLPLRRGHERLSSMIPRYTGFVPQAQFIFAKSCSQVWAEALNDFTHCYGGXRSQELPEEAMGEKDMEKDQETKPELELEVEKEPELEQEVKQKASPYSMDDRDPQKFFMSGFTGYVPHASFLFGSSFPVLTNQALQEFGQKYSGSRSQKDPKRLPPLPRTYPQKLGLLPNYGGYVPGYKFQFGHTYGHLTHDALGLSTLQKQLLA